Below is a window of Syntrophomonas wolfei subsp. wolfei str. Goettingen G311 DNA.
GGCGCCATGCCCAATGCAGTAGGAGCCATGATAGCCCAATCCGATTTGAAGGATCTGGGGGTACACACAGAAATGCTGGTAGACTCCTTTGTCGATATGTATGAAGCCGGACGCATTACCGGTCGCCGTAAACAACTGGATAAATGCAAGATGGTATACACTTTTGCCATGGGGACCAATAAACTGTATAACTTCCTGGATGGAAACCCGGCGTGTGCCATCTATCCCGTAGACTATACCAATGACCCCTTTATTATTGGCCGCAATGACAAAGTTTTCGGCATCAATAATGCCATAGAAATAGACCTTTATGGACAGGTGGCTTCAGAATCATCAGGGACCCGGCATATCTCCGGAACCGGCGGGCAACTGGACTTCATCATCGGTTCCTATTATTCTAAGGGAGGCAAAGGCCTGATCTGCCTGACCTCAACCTTTACCGACAAAGAAGGCAATCTGCAATCCCGAATCCGGCCCACATTAACCCCGGGAGCCGTTGTAACTGTACCCCGGAGTATAAATTTCTATGTAGTCACTGAATATGGGATTGCCATGCTCAAAGCCAAGTCTACCTGGCAGCGGGCCGAGGCGCTTATTAACCTGGCCCACCCCGACCTGCGGGATGAACTCATTAAGGAAGCTGAAAAAATGCGTATTTGGGTGAGAAGCAATAAAATAGTCTAAGTGATTCTATCCTATCAAATCTTGATGTCACTGCCAAATAGGCGTGTTTTCCTTAAGCTCAACCTTATGGTAAAATTTTTCAGTACATTGATAATAGATTTTACTTGAAAAATGAGCTTTTTGGGACCAAATTAACCCATACTAAGAACCATAATTGTCATTTTCACCCTTTTAATTTGGATTTGGGCACAATAACCCCTTTGTTTTTATCTTTGGTTTTTTGATCTGTTTGGTTAAAGCCCTAAATATCTGTTTGAAATTATGACCAATTACCTTAAAACCTATTTGTAAGGTACATTTGATTTTACCGCGCACTCTTAATCTTTTTGCACCCTGGCATCCTTTGATGGCCGAATTTGTTCCCTCAATCGCAGCGCGTTTGCTGATGTTTTCGTGTTTTATGTGAGGATCGTTTACTGTTTCCCGTACTTGAGATGCCAGTATGGATTTCTTGGATATCCTTACTACCATATCTCTCTTCTGTTCCTTTAGAGGACAATTGCACCGATGAGGACAGTTATTACAGACTTCTTTAGGAAAATGACTAGTAGTTATCTTGGTTTTGCTATTGTACTTGCTGCTGCTGGGAATTTGGCCTCCCGGACACTGTACCATTTCCATATCTTTGTTAAAGACAAAGTGATGAGCTGGTAGCTGTCCTTCGGGGGCTGTTTTGCCAGTCATATCAGTGTAATGGAGCTGGATTTCTATACCTTTGGAGTTGGCTTTATTTATCACATTCTCTCCGTAGTAACCGCCATCAGCGTAAATATCGCTGGCATTGGTATTATCTTTGATAATATCCATACGGTCCTGAAATATTTCTACATCGCTCTTGTTATTGGGTTCGACTGTGTAATCAACTATAATCTGAACATCATTTTCGCTATTACAGGTTTCGGTGAATGTGGCTGTATAACCCGATTCTTTTTTCCCGGCCTTATCCCGGTAAGTAGCATCTGTATCATACGCTGATTGTAGTGAATCGGAACTGACTTCTTTGCTTGCTTTGGCTTTGAATCGCCCGCTGTTTTCATCGCAATTAGCCTGTTCATTGAGGAAGCGCAGCAGGATTTTCACCTTTTCTAAATCAGCGATAGTTTTATGGTTTTGGGATAGGACATATATTTCACTCATTAAATCCAGTACAGCCTGTAATCTACTGTCTAACTGGCTATTCTTGGTCTGGTATAATAATTTGTTCTTGAAGGAATCTTCCAGTACTTTGTTTAGATTCTCGCTGCGATAAGCGACGGGTATGGCTCTTACTGCTTGTGCCAGTACATCATGAGCCAGGGAAAGACGACCGGCTTTCTTGATATTGGGACTAATTAAAGTGGAATCTATGCGTAGTTCATCAGTTTTAAGCCCGACTAAACCAAGGAAATTCCGGGTAAGTATTTCAAACTGTTGAAAAGCCAGAGCCTCCTTTTCGGGATATTCTTTGGAATAACGAACCACTCTCTCTCGAAAGTTGTACAAGGTCCGTTCTCCCAAGTATATTTCACCGATATTTTCTATTCCCAGAGCATATTGTACCTGGTAATTAAAATAGTACTGATCTAGCAGTTCCTGGTCAGTGTAATCAAACAAGTGTTTAATAATCTCCAGGCCTACTAGTATATTGATAGGAAAGTTGGGCCTTCCCCATTCCAAACTATAGAGCGGAGCAAATAGTTCTTCTCTAATAAGGCAGAAGACCTGTTCATAAAATACCATTGACCAGGAATTTTTAAGCCGTTTAGCTACAACGGAGTTGAACCGCTGGAAATCGCTAAATACTTTTCCTTGAAGATGATCATTATTTGGCTTAAACAATTTGAAAAACCTCCGAATTTCTGGTTTATCGTTGTGTTTCTTCTATTTTCTCTATAATACTTCGCTATTCGGTAAGGTTTTTCCTGCTTGCTGATACGACTTTTTTGACTTTTTGCAGTGACATCAATCTTTATTAATCTGACCCCCTTATATTATTTTTTTATTTTATATCAGGCCGGGCAAGCATCTTAGCTCAACCGGCCTGTTATGTTATGTTTCCTTTTAATAATAGTGATTAGTAAGAAAATAAGATTTAGACGCAGAAGGACGCTGACCCTTCGGGCGCAGCAACCTTAATAGCAACCGCAGGGAGCATCAATGGTACCCGTAGGGTGATTTACGCCGATACTATCTTATGAAATCTTAATAAATCAGCGTTAATCAGCGTCAAATAATTCGTACTGGTTGCTTCCCCTATTTTCATCGGTGGTTGTGGCCCCTGGCCATGGGGGGTTAGTAAGAAAAGTGAGGAATAAGGACCTTAATAGCAACCAAAGGGATCGAGTTTGTCAGCAACCCGATCCCTTTTCAATGGGTACTCTCAATAAGTTAACAACTTAAGTGCCTGGCACCATTTAGTATTTGCGGTCAAATTACTATTGCAGGTGTTTTGTTTTTGGTTAATACTGTTAATATAAAAACTAATTTTTGGTTTATTGGGGATTTAAAATTGAGCAAGCAGGATGTGCAATTTATACAATGAAAGGCAAGAAAGATTTCAGGCTGGAAATAGCAAGTATAGAAAGCGCCAGCGATTATGTTCGTGATCTACTAAAACAATACAAATGCACCGAGCGTGACATGGTTCGAGCTCAACTCTTTACGGAAGAAACGATAGTGTACTGGACGGAAATTGCTGACGAAGGCGATATTTTTCAAATCAATGTGCGAAAACGCTTTAAAACCATTTCCCTATCATTATCGTATAGAGGGGCACAATCCAATCCTCTTGCCATATCTGATGAAGAAGAGGATGAAGCGGAATTCAGCTTCATCGGTCAAAATATACTAATTGGGCTTTCAACCGTTACCTATAACTATGAAAACGGATACAATGTCATTACCTTTACGATCAAGGAAAAAGGAATTAATCCTGTTATTTTCATTATTTTCGCCCTTGCCGCTGCCATAATCTGTGGGCTGATAGTCAACCGCTTCGCCCCGTCTTTAGGGCCAGGCCTGAGCGCCTCAATATTGACTCCCTTGAGTAAAGCTTTTTTCGGCTTGTTGAATGCAATCGTCATCCCTTTTCTATTCCTGTCAGTTATTGCCAGTATTTTTAACATGGAAAATATCGCCCAGATGAAGCGTATTTTCCGTATACTGTTTAGTTGGTTTTTGGGACTGACGGCAATTTCGGCAGTAATTGCCGTCCTTGCAGGGATAATTTATTTCCCCCTGCAGAGCGGTGCTTCTGCGGGCGTTAATGAAGTAAACATTTGGGCGCAAATCGCCAAAATGCTGTTTGATATCATACCTGCAAACATCTTTCAGTCCTTTTTGGACGGTAACACCTTGCAAACCATTTTCCTGGCTGTCATAACCGGTATTACTATGCTGGTCTATAAAGGACGCTTTCCGGTTATAAGCAAGGTGGTAAGCGAATCTAATTTAATTTTTTCTACCTTGTTGGATGCCATATGTTCCCTGATGCCATGGGTGATATTCATTTGCATTTTTGACATGTTGTTGTCCGGCGATGGCAGAGTGCTTCTCAGTTCTATCGCTGTGGTTGTACTTATATGTATATGTTTTCTGCTTATTATTTTACTTTGCCTCTTGAGTGTGGCCTTCATTGAAAAACAAAATCCCATACAATACATAAAGACGATCGGGCCAGTTCTGCTGATTGCATTATCCACCGCCAGCTCAAGTGCCACCTTTGCACCCCATAGCATGATCGCCAGTAACAAACAGGGGATTCGTGATTATCTGGCGAACTTCTCCATTCCTGTGGGGGCCCTGTTTGCCAAACCGTTTGTGGTGCCGGTCTTATTATTAATGACATTGTTTGTTGGTAATTTTTACTCGGTCACTTTCACTATGGCAGATGTCGTGTCTATGGTTCTGCTTTGCATTATTTTGTCTGTAGCCGTCCCCCCAATTCAGGGGATGGGTATCTTTCTTTTTACGATTATCTTTAAGCGCTTCACTATCCCTCTCGAAGGATTGGCGATGGCAGCTAGCCTCTTTATGCTCTTTGATTATCTAATGACCACCGGCAATGTGTTTTCCGTAAACATCAGCATGCTTCACACGGAACATCGACTGAGGGAGAAAGAAAAAAGAGTAATAGTTCACAACAACCAGAAATGTTAATAAGATTTCTTTCTCCAGCCCATTTGAATTAGCAGTTTATAACGAGGTGAAATAGGCCCCCGCTTCTTCAGACGGCCAAAGTTCCTATTAACAAAACAGGCGGCGGGTTCTAATCCCCCTCCTCGTTGCAGAGCTGTGTTGAAATTGCTCCGCACTTTCTTCCGATGCTTAAAAATCCAGGAAATAAACAGGTTGATATTGCCCAAGTGTTTTTACTATTTTTTCTACATTCTTTTGCATAAATAGTGGGAATATTATATTTTTACTGCCATAAATATTATAACGAGGAGAAAAGTGTCCCCTGCTTCTTTAAGCGGTCGGTTCCTATTAACAAAACAGGCTACTGTTTCTAATCCCCCGCCTCGTTGCAGCGGTGTGTTGAAACTGCTCCGCAGTTTTCTTCCGATGCTTTAAAAAATGATGATTGATTTTTTCACGAGCTTTTAAGGAAAGGAGTCAATATTTATGGCGTATTGGTTGTTATGCCAATCCTGTAAAGAGTGGAGCAAATTTACTACTCCCTTATCAAATGACAAAGTTTGTCCCTTGTGCAGCAATTCTTTTATTACGGTAAAATCACATCTTAGTTCAATTCCTTATGAGAAAACCATAGAAAAAGCACAAGACCTGTTGGAAAATCTCCCAACAGTGGAAAATGAACCAGCGTCAAGCGTAAAAGAAAAAGAATCCCTTGAAGCACTCCGGGAAACAGATAAAACGGAAATGCCGAAAACAGCAGATATACCGAAAACAGCGGGAATGCCGGAAATAGCGGAGATGCCAAAAATAGAAGAAATACCGGATACATCGGCAACACCCGATGAACCTGAAACGGAGGATAAAGCGGATTTACAGGAAAATTCCGAAATAACTGGTCAGCCTGAAATAACAGAAATAAGCGAAACTCCAGAGGATTCTGCAATACAAGAAACAAGCTTAGAGGAAGACCAGACAAATGAAATAAGCGAGCCACAGGAAACAGAAAAAGTACTAACCGGAAATGAAAAGCAAAATATATTGCGACAAAAGAAGAAACGCTCAAAATTCTATAGATAGGATAAGGAACAGAGGGGGATGGTTATGACTGTGCCATTCCCTGTTCTACTTATCCTCACTGGGCTGTCGGGTTTCCTCCTGCCGCATTTTTTTCATTTCAAAATAAATAAAGCCGGCGGTTAGAGCTACGGACAGGCCATCAGCAATAGGAGCAGTTCGCCATACCCCATCAATACCCCAAAAACGCGGTAGAATCAGAAGCAAGGGAATAAAAATCAAAAACTGCCGTGACAGGCTGAGGATTGCGGCCTGCCTGGCTTTGCCCACGGCTTGAAAATACATGGAACTCACAACCTGAAACCCCACTACCGGCAGCAGGGCAAAGAAAGTTAACATAGCATGAACCGTCATGGTGGTAAGGGCGGTATCTCCCTTGCTAAACAAGCCTACTAATTGCAGTGGCCAGATATGAAGAGCCATATATCCCGCTACCGCTATACCCGTACCGGCTAAAACCGCGGTTTTCCAGGTTTCCTTTACCCGTTGGTATTGGCAAGCTCCGTAATTGTAGCCGATTATTGGTTGTGCCCCCTGACCGAGGCCCAGTACTGGCATAACCAGCAGCATGGATATGCTCATTACAATGCCGATGGCAGCCAGGGCCAGATCCCCACCGTAAAACATCAAGGTCTGGTTTAATATGAGCTGCTGGATACAGGCAGCTGTTTGCATGGCAAAAGGGGCAAAACCGATAGCCATAATACCGCTCAATACCGGCCAGGCAGGCTTCAGGTTTTTCCAGTGAATTTTCACCAGGCTCCTGCCGGTGAAAAAATAGCTTAATACCCAGATGGCTGAAATTAATTGTGCTAGTATAGTGGCCAGAGCAGCTCCCTTTATCCCCCAGTGGAATATGAAGATAAAAACATAATTTAAAGCTACACTCACTACTGCCCCCAGTATCTGGGTGGACATCGCCATAGCCGGATTACCTTCCGCCCGGATGAAGTTATTCATACCCATACTGATAGAGCCGAATACCGAGCCCAGCATAATGATCCGGGTGAAGTCGCGGGCATAAGGAAGTACGGCGGCACTGGCTCCAAAAGCAATCAGTATTGGTTCCGTAAACAGTAAAAATAAAACCGCCAAAGCCGCTGGCAAGATGATTAACATGGTCATGGCATTTCCCGCTACCTTCTCAGCTTCATCCTTCTTTTGCTCTCCCAGCTTAAGGGAAATCAAAGAGGTGGCACCGACCCCAATCAGGAGAGAGACGGCCATAAGCAAAATCATTATGGGAAAGGCTACCGTAGTGGCCGCTATCGCCAGGGACCCTATACCCCGGCCCACAAATATCCGGGCTATGACATTATATAGTGAACTGACCAGCATACCAACAATAGTCGGCAGGGAAAAATCCCACAGTAATTTTCCTATACGCTGCTTACGCATTCTCGCGGAACGATCCATCAGATAACTCCTTTAACTTTTTTCCTGTTATGAAAAAAAGAGAACTATCCTTTAGTATAAAGGATAGCTCCCTTCCATAAAAGTCAAGCAACAGATAAAATTCCTAAACATTATTTATGGCTATTTCCCTTAACGAGCCATCAGGACTTTACTTAAGAAAGCGCTGGTTCTTTCCTGCCGGGGGTTCAGAAGGACTTCTTCAGCCTGGCCTTCTTCCATGATTACCCCCTCGTCCATAAAAATTACCCGGTCGGCCACCTCGCGGGCAAAACCGATTTCGTGGGTAACCACTACCATGGTCATATCCTCCAGGGCCAGGTCTTTCATAACCATCAGCACCTCTCCGGTTAATTCCGGGTCCAGGGCGGAGGTGGGTTCATCAAAGCACATGATGTCAGGATTCATAGCCAGGGCGCGGGCAATCGCCACCCGCTGCTGCTGCCCGCCCGAGAGTTCAAAAGGATAATTATCCGCCTTCTGGGAGAGCCCTACTTTGGCCAGGAGCAAGCGAGCGCTCTCTTCCGCCTCAGCCTTACCCATATTTTTAACCAGGGTCGGCGCCATTATCAGATTTTGCATAACTGATTTATGGGGGAAGAGATTAAAATTCTGAAATACCATACCCATTTTGCGGCGTGCTTGCGCAATTTTCGCCTCGCTGCTATATACTGCCTTGCCTTCACTGTTGTTCTGTGCTATAGTCTCCCCTTCTATTTCAATCTGGCCGCTGTCGATCCTTTCCAGGTGGTTTAGGCAGCGCAGAAGGGTACTTTTCCCGGAACCGGAGGGACCGATGATAGCAATGACCTCACCTTTCTGCACCTGTAAAGAAACCCCGTGCAGAACACCCAGGCTGCCAAAATTTTTATGAATGTTAATAGCTTGCAAAATATACATATTCGTTTCTCCTCGAATGTTGCCATTTAACCGCTGGACTAATGGAAGTAATCGTAGCGCAACTCCACCCATTTGAAAAAGCGTTGCACCATGCCTGTCATCATCAGGTAGAAAATGGCCGCAATTAAAAATGGGATGAAAGTATCATCCCGCATTACATGAGTCCGGGCTACCCGTGATAACTCACTTATGGCCAGAACATAGACCAGGGCGGTGTCTTTTACCAGGTTAATAACCTCATTGCCAATAGGCGGCAAGACCCGCTTGAAGACCTGGGGCAAAATGATGTTCGTCATGGTCTGGTAACGGCTTAATCCCAGCACATCAGCAGCCTCATACTGGCCCCTATCTATGGATTGAATACCAGCCCGAAAAATCTCGGCCAAATAAGCGGAATAGTTCAACACAAAAGCGAGGTAGGCGGCCATTTCCCGTTCCAGCCGCAAACCCAAGGTCATCAAACCAAAATACATAAACAAAAGCTGCAATAGCAGGGGAGTTCCGCGAAACAGCCAGACATAGAATTCCATAAACCAGCGCAGTGGACTGAAACTGGAAATGCGGGCCATACCCATGATTACCCCCAGGGGCAGAGCCATTACCAGTGTTATGCTGAAAAGTTTCAGGGTTACGGTCAAACCCTTCAGCATGGAGGGGAGCAGCATAATAATATAATCCATAAAGACTCCTCAATTTCTTACTTTGCTCACATAATAACAGGCTAACAATAGTAATTGTTAGCCTGTCCTGCTCAATTATATCAGATTCCAGTTGTTTATGGCTATTTGTTAATAATGTCTTCTCCGAACCACTTCTCCGAAATTTTGGCGGCAGTTCCATCTGCCTTCATTTCATCCAGTGCTTTTTCCACTTCAGCGTGGAAGGCCTTATCATCCAGGCGGAAACCTACCCCGAAATCTTCCAGGTCAAAATTATCTTTCAGCACTTTGTAATCGCCGGGGTGTTTGGAAAGATAATAACGACCAACTACTTCATCAACCACTACGGCTTCAACCCCGCCTCCCTTGAGGTCACGCAGGGCCAGGTCATTGCTCTCAAACTGCAGCAGGTTGTCCTTAATCACTTCAAAGGTTTCCTTATCGGCCTCAACGGCTTCATTGGCACTGCTGGCAGCCTGTATGCCGATTTTCTTGCCCGCCAGATCAGCTTTGCTGGCAATATCCGAATCGGCCCTTACCACAATAATCTGCCGGTCAGATATGTAGGGTTTGGAAAAGAGAAAGTCCTGTTTCCTTTCCTCGGTAATGGTAAATCCATTCCATATCACATCGATATTGCCACTGTTCAGTTCTTCTTTCTTGGTATCCCAAACTATGGACTGGAACTGGACTTCCACACCCAGGCGCTGGGCTACTTCCTTGGCCAGGTCAACATCAAAACCTACGATTTCATTCGCTTCATCCCGGAAGCCCATGGGCGGGAACGCATCATCCAGGCCCATCACAAAATAGCCTTTGTCCTTGATCTTGGTCCAGGATTCATCGCTGCTGGTTTCCGGGGCTGGAGTTTTGGCAGCACATCCGCTCATCAAAAGCATCCCCAGGGAGAAACACAACAGAACCAACCATGCAACTTTTCGTTTCAAATTTTTCTACCTCCCTAAATATATTATTCTTCAACTAATTTTACTTTAATGCGGCAAATAAGTAAACAAAACAACAGGGGATAAAGTAAAAACCCTATGCTTGGACAAGGCCTGGGAGCTGGATCGTGGTTTAAGCAAACCGCTGCAACCAGACGGGGGATTAGAACCTGCCGCCTGCTTTGTTAATAGGAACCCAGCCGCTTAGCGGGGGACATATTCGCCTGGTTATAATTGGGCTTGAATTCCTGGTAGCTATAGACGAATATATTAAGCAAGAGAATTTTGCAAGTATTTGCTAAGGAGGGAACGGAAATTGCGGTTGATAGGATTAAAAGATTTGCGAATTGTTGTGGGAGTAGGTTGGTTATTTGTTTTGTCTTTATTATTTACTGTTTTCCCGGTATCTTGGGGAGAAGCTATGGATATCCAGAACTCAATTTTTCAGGTACAGGCGTCTGAGCAACTGTCATTAGCCGCTTCGGAAGAGTTGGATACTACTGGTGGTTGGGTGGCAGAAATTACTCCGGAGATAACTAAAAAAGGGGATATCAGCCTTACTTTCGACAAGGTGATGGCAGACCCGAGCGGAACGAAGGAGCAGTTTACGGTAGTGGTCAATGGTGATACTGCTGTTATTACTGGTGTAGTAAAAACCAATACCCCAGAGAAAATTAAGCTGGAACTAAAGGATAAAGCTAACGGGGCGCAAAATGTTATTATCGACTATGTTAAAAGTAGTGATCCGGCCAAACAGTTAAAATCCACCGATGGTGGAACAGTAGAAAGCTTTAGCATCCAAATAGGAGAACCCTCTCAGGCTCCAAGCTTAATTGCTGATAGCAGTGACAATCTGCTGGGCAATGTTATTGACATTACTTTTGTGGATGATTCATTGTGGAGAGAACGGGTAAGTAATGTAAAAGTAAATGATTCTTCGATTAGAGGTCAATATAGGATTGAGGAAGGTAGATTAAGTATAGATGCAGACGTGTTTCTTACCAGCGGGAATCATAGTATTGTAGTAAAAGCGCCGGGATACACAGATGCTGCAGTAGTTCAAACTATTTTAGAATCTGTAACGCTGCTTAATCCGCCAGTTTTATCCGCCGATTTGACGAATAATACCATCGGCCAGGCCATTGATATCACCTTTAGTGATGATGTTGCCTGGAGAGGGGCTATTTCTGATCTAAGTATCAATGGACAATCGGCAAACGCCAAGTACAGTATAAATGAAGGCAAGATTACAATTAATGCGGAAGTATTCAAAGAGGCTCGTAATTATATTATAGTAGTGAAAGCTACCGGATATAATGACATCCAATTAGAGCAAAGCATAATTCAGCCAAGCTCCAATGGTGGTAGCGGTAGTGGTGATGGCAGTAACAACAACAATAGCGGTGGTGGCAGTGGTGATGGCAGCGGTGGGGGAGCAGGCAGCGGAACTCCCGGCGGCCTCACTGTTCTCTTTAGCCAGGCAAAGCTTTCACCGAGCGATACCCTTTTGCAGTTTGACTTTGGCAATGGTATGGACAAAACCTTGAGCAGCAATCTAAACAAGATTCGGGTCTATGAAAAAGCTAGCGGTACTGAAGTTAAATACTCCAACTATAATTATATAAAACAAGGCTCAGGAAATGACGCCGTTAAATTGCGCCGGCTTGAACTCATGTTTAACAACCTGAAACCGGGCACCGCTTATGTAGTGGAACTGGATGCAGGCATTGAGGCTAATAACGGCAGCACCCTGGGCAGCAAACAGAGCTTCGAATTCAGCACTTCAGGTACAACAGCAGGGGAAGGAGCAGGGGTTCCAGCAGCTGAAAAGAGATTTGGCCAGGAAGCCGCTACTATCGACGAGCAGGGTGCCAGAATCGATATTCCGGCAGCAGCTTTTGACCAGGATTTCAAGGTAAAGGTAGGAAAAGTAGCGGATGTTTCCCAACTACCCCTGGCGGAGAAGAGCAAGCTTATCAGTGATGTAGTAGAGATAGAAAAAGATAAGAGCGGAGAGTTTAAGAAAGCAGTAAGCATTACCCTCAGTTTTGATAAGACCAAAGTAGATAGCAGCAAATATGATATCCAGATCTGTTATCTGGATGAGAAGGCGAATAAATGGCTTCCCCTGTCCAATATCAAAGTAGACCTGGCAGCAGGGCAGGTGAGTGGCGAGACCAAACATTTTACCAAGTTTGCGGTTATAGCTGCGGAAAAGGCAGCAGACCTGAAACCAGTAGAAGCTCCTAAAGTAGTCAAACTAAGCGATATTCAGGGGCACTGGGCCCAGAAAGCCATTGAGGAATTACTGGCTTCCTCAGCTATTGGAGGCTATCCCGACGGAAGCTTCAAGCCTGAGCAGAATATTACCCGGGCAGAGTTTACCAGCATTCTGGTCAAGGCCCTGAAGCTGAGTGTCAAGGATGGCAAAGTGTTTGACGATACTGCCCAGCACTGGGCCAACGAGGCCATAGCTGCAGCAGCTGCCAGTGGAATAGTAAGCGGTTACAGTGAAAGCATATTTGCTCCAGATGAATCCATTACCAGGGAACAGATGGCAGTAATGGTGGTCAATGCCGGTCAATTGGCGGGACTTGGCGATAATAAGATTTTTGCTGATGCTGAGCAAGTTTCCGCCTGGGCCAGGAAAGCAGTAGCTGTGGCCAGCGCACATAGCATTATTTCCGGTTATCCGGACAACAGTTTCCGTCCCCGTGCCAATGCGAGCCGGGCTGAAGCTGCCATGGTAATAGCCAAATCCTTGCAATTGGCCAGTTAAAAGCGCTTGCAATTCTTGCCAGGAAAATGCCGGTTGGGATTCTTTTTTGCTGGGACAGTGAAAGGAGCGAGAAGATGCAGGATACTCCCAAAGCTAATCGTTTGCATATAGCTATATTTGGCCGGCGCAA
It encodes the following:
- a CDS encoding hemoblobin-interacting domain-containing protein, with product MRLIGLKDLRIVVGVGWLFVLSLLFTVFPVSWGEAMDIQNSIFQVQASEQLSLAASEELDTTGGWVAEITPEITKKGDISLTFDKVMADPSGTKEQFTVVVNGDTAVITGVVKTNTPEKIKLELKDKANGAQNVIIDYVKSSDPAKQLKSTDGGTVESFSIQIGEPSQAPSLIADSSDNLLGNVIDITFVDDSLWRERVSNVKVNDSSIRGQYRIEEGRLSIDADVFLTSGNHSIVVKAPGYTDAAVVQTILESVTLLNPPVLSADLTNNTIGQAIDITFSDDVAWRGAISDLSINGQSANAKYSINEGKITINAEVFKEARNYIIVVKATGYNDIQLEQSIIQPSSNGGSGSGDGSNNNNSGGGSGDGSGGGAGSGTPGGLTVLFSQAKLSPSDTLLQFDFGNGMDKTLSSNLNKIRVYEKASGTEVKYSNYNYIKQGSGNDAVKLRRLELMFNNLKPGTAYVVELDAGIEANNGSTLGSKQSFEFSTSGTTAGEGAGVPAAEKRFGQEAATIDEQGARIDIPAAAFDQDFKVKVGKVADVSQLPLAEKSKLISDVVEIEKDKSGEFKKAVSITLSFDKTKVDSSKYDIQICYLDEKANKWLPLSNIKVDLAAGQVSGETKHFTKFAVIAAEKAADLKPVEAPKVVKLSDIQGHWAQKAIEELLASSAIGGYPDGSFKPEQNITRAEFTSILVKALKLSVKDGKVFDDTAQHWANEAIAAAAASGIVSGYSESIFAPDESITREQMAVMVVNAGQLAGLGDNKIFADAEQVSAWARKAVAVASAHSIISGYPDNSFRPRANASRAEAAMVIAKSLQLAS